Part of the Halobaculum halobium genome, CCCGTCGGAGCCGCCTTCTTCGCTATCGCCGTCCGTCTCTGTAGGCACGGGGTCTGCAGAGGGCTCCGGGTCCGGTTCGTGTCGCGTCTCGGGGTCGTCTCGTCCCTCGTCTCCGTCACTCTCGTGTCCGTCGACGATTGCGTCGTCACCGGCGGACGGGGCTCCGTCGTCGGAGGCCTCGCCACGGCTGTCGAGCGCTCCCGACAAGACCGAGGAGACGATACCCGGATCCGTCGATCCGAGACCCGGCCCGTCGGTCGCGGGCGGGGGGGCTCGATACGTGTACCGGTACTCGTCCGAGACGACGTGAAACGCGTCGCCGTCTGGCTCTTCAAGCACGGCGTTGTCCGTGTCAATCGCGAGGTTCACCAGATCCGCGAGCGAGCCGGCCTCGGCGGTGGGGCGGTCTCTCGCGTCCGGCGGGAGACGGACGGAGACGATCCACTGGTCGAACTCGGATCGGTCGTTCAGATACTCGAGGCGCGCACGCTCGGTGTCCGTCAGCGCCGGTCGCTCTCGCCCCGCGACGTACCCCAGCGCTCCGATCCCGACGAGTCCGACGACGAGTGCGGCCGGCCCGCCGATCGATCGAATCGGGCCGTACTCGCGTTCGACACGCTCGGAGACGGTCCGCTGAACCGGTTCCTCGATGCGTCCGGGGCCGGAGACAGTGTACGTATCTCCGTTCAACGCGATGGGGAGTCGGCTGGAGAACGAGAGCCGGCTGGTCGCCCCGCCGGTGGTCGACCGCTGGATCTCCACGTCGACGACCACCGCGACGGTCGTTTCGCCCGGGGCGGTTCCGACCTCCTCTTCGATCGCCGCGATCCGGTCGGCGACCTCGGAGGTGTTGACCGAGAACGCGACCGAGGCGGGTTCGTCGGCCGACGTGGCCGTTACCGCGTTCAACGGCCGGCTGTCGCTCCAGTAGGTAGTTTCCTCGTCAGTCGACTCGACCAACAGCGCCGTCGAGAGCGCGATCGACGCGTTCCCGTCGATTCCGGGGGTGGCGACCGTGAACCTCCCGTCGAGGACGGGCGTGACCGTGCGGAAGAACGTCGACCGGTTCGTCAGCGTCGTCCCGACCGGGTACAGTGGGTTGTCGCGTGTCACCGTCGCCGAGTGGTCGAACGACCCGGTTGCGGTCCACGCCGTGGTCTGTCGCTCAACGGTCTCCGTCCCGGAGTCGACGTGGGCGGTGTACGTCGCCCAGACGCCGGCGGTTCCGATCGCGAACGAGACGACGAGTAACACCGTGAGCCACGACGACAGCGCCGACCGAACGCGGAGTCGCGTGGCCTCGTCCATTACTCCCTGGTGTGGATGGATCAGTCATATGTCTGTTGGTGGATCTGTTATCGGGTCAACGATCGCCAGACCCTGGCGGTGACCGACCGATCGTGGCGGGAGTCGCGCGAGCGGATCCGCGTTCGGCCGCCGTCGATGAGGAGGAGCCCGAGCCCGTACAGCGTCCCGCCGAGCAGTCCGTCGATCGCGACGATCGGGAGCCACGGGTGCACGAGCGAGAGGTCGCGGATCACC contains:
- a CDS encoding DUF5305 domain-containing protein, producing the protein MDEATRLRVRSALSSWLTVLLVVSFAIGTAGVWATYTAHVDSGTETVERQTTAWTATGSFDHSATVTRDNPLYPVGTTLTNRSTFFRTVTPVLDGRFTVATPGIDGNASIALSTALLVESTDEETTYWSDSRPLNAVTATSADEPASVAFSVNTSEVADRIAAIEEEVGTAPGETTVAVVVDVEIQRSTTGGATSRLSFSSRLPIALNGDTYTVSGPGRIEEPVQRTVSERVEREYGPIRSIGGPAALVVGLVGIGALGYVAGRERPALTDTERARLEYLNDRSEFDQWIVSVRLPPDARDRPTAEAGSLADLVNLAIDTDNAVLEEPDGDAFHVVSDEYRYTYRAPPPATDGPGLGSTDPGIVSSVLSGALDSRGEASDDGAPSAGDDAIVDGHESDGDEGRDDPETRHEPDPEPSADPVPTETDGDSEEGGSDGDESD